The DNA segment TATGGATCATTAAAAACACTTGGAAGCAAAAACGTAGAAGAGTACATACTTGGCGGTAATAATACCCCTTGGTGGACAGTAGGATTATCTGTTATGGCTACCCAAGCTAGTGCTATTACATTTCTATCTACACCAGGACAAGCCTATCATGATGGTATGGGGTTTGTTCAGTTCTATTTCGGTTTGCCTTTAGCTATGGTTGTTATATGTATTACTTTCATCCCTATTTATCATAGGTTAAAAGTATTTACTGCCTATGAGTTCTTAGAACAACGTTTTGATATAAAAACTCGTACACTGGCTTCGCTCCTGTTCCTTATACAGCGAGGTTTAGGTACAGGACTTACTATATATGCTCCTGCTATAATTATGTCGTCATTACTGGGTTGGAATCTTAATTTAATGACTTTTATTATAGGCGTTATGGTCATTATTTATACTGTATCTGGTGGTACAAAGGCAGTAAACATGACTCAAAAACAGCAAATGTTTATTATAATGAGTGGTTTGTTTATCACTTTCTATATCATTCTTAGCTATTTACCCGAAGAACTTAGCTTCGATAATATTTTACATATAGCTGGTGCTAATGATAAAATGAATATTGTCGATTTTTCTTTCGATCCTGAAAAACGTTATACGATATGGAGTGGTGTAGCAGGTGGTTTCTTTTTAGCACTTGCCTATTTTGGTACAGATCAATCTCAGGTGCAACGTTATTTATCTGGTAAATCAGTACGCGAAAGCCAAATGGGATTAATAATGAATGGTTTGCTAAAAGTACCTATGCAGTTTTTTATACTACTTATAGGTGTTATGGTATTTATATTCTTTCAATTCCATTCTGCTCCACTTCACTTTAATCCTAATAATGTAGAGAGCGTTAACAACTCTATATATAAAAATGATTACCACGCATTAGAAGGACAACTTGAAGAACTAGCCAATGAAAAGAAAGAGATTAGCATGTTATATGTAAATCAGCTTAATCAGGACTATGATAACAAAGAACTACACAACCGTGTAGTATCGCTAAACAGCAGAGAAAAAGAGCTTAGAGATCAAGCGAAAGAACTTATTGTTAAAGCAAATAACGGAGCAGAGACTAATGATAAAGACTATGTTTTTCTATACTTTATACTTAACTTTCTACCAAAAGGACTGGTAGGGCTATTACTAGCTGTAATATTTTCGGCAGCAATGTCATCATCTGCATCAGGATTAAATGCCTTAGCTTCTACCACAGCTATAGATTTGTATAAACGTAATGTATCTAAAGATAAATCTGATAAACATTTTGTAGATGCTACAAAGGTATTTACATTACTATGGGGTATTATTGCCATACTTTTTGCCTATGTAGGCTCATTGGTAGAAAACCTTATACAATTAGTAAATATTGTAGGATCTATATTTTATGGTACAGTACTAGGTATATTCCTTGTGGCTTTCTACATTAAATATATTAAAGCCGAAGCCATCTTTTTTGGTGCAGTAATAAGTCAGCTTGCTATATTTTACATTTACTATATAGATGTGGTTAGTTTCCTTTGGTTAAACGTTATAGGTGCTGCATTAACTATTATAACATCTGCAATAATACAGTTTTTTATAAATAGTACTGGAAGTAGTGTTATTGAAGTAGAATAGAGAAGTAAGATGTAGTTCTCTATTAGTTTTTTTAATTAAATAAAATATCTATTCTTATTCTCTCTTTATTGTTAATATACTGTAAGTAATATAACCCTTTAAGCCTAATTAACATAATAATTTAACACCTATTATTTTACGTTCTTATGTTTCATATAGAGCTTACTAACTTATTCTAAATTTTATTATACAATATAATAACATTATATTTACATTGAATCCATTGTTAAATAATGTTTTAATAATAGTCACAATCAAAATATCTTTTAATTTTGGGCTGTTAAAAACGTCCTAAACAAACAAAGAAATGCTATTGAATGACAATGCTTTAACCAGTAAAAAAAATGCTGTTCTGTTTTTTTTTGCTTTAATATTATCTGTAAGTGCTACAGCACAGGTATACCAACATAACTTTGGCAGCACCCCTATTACTGCTAATCCATATACAGGAACCCCCAACATATTAGACACTGACCTTTCTGGTTCATCTTGGACACATAATAGCGCAGGTCCTTGGCTTGATTTAGACGGATCGTCAGGTAGTACCGCTCTAAGTGTAACCGCCCCTACGACAACGACAACAGCTTATACCGATTTTACACTTACATTTAATGTAGCATCGGGTAAACAGCTCGATATAACTTCTTTTAACTTTTGGAGACGTAGAACATCTGGCTTTGTGGCACCAACATGGAGCATGACAATTAATGGTATTGCTGTAGGTAACGGCTCAGTACCCACTACAGGATTAGAAATAGGAGAAACTATTGTACTTAATCCAGTAACAGGACTTGAAGGAACTGTAACTATAATTGTACGATTTAATAATTCTACTAATGGTACTGGTGGTGTTACTATAGATGATTTTACCCTAAACGGTACTGTAACTAACTTAGCTCCACCATGCTCACTAGATGTCACATCTTTTTCTCCTACAACAGGACCCGAAAACACACTAGTAACGCTAACAGGTACAGGTTTTACCGATGCTACAGGAGTTACATTTGACGGAGTTACTGCCACTTTTTCATCATTATCAGATACTGAAATTATTGCTTTAGTACCTGCTGGTGTTACTGCTGGTAATATCGTAGTAACTGCACCAGGTTGTACAGAAAACGTTACAGGTAATTTTGACTTAATAACACCTGAATGTCAAGGTGAGATATACATATCAGAAATATATGATAATAATGGAGGTAGTTATGGTGTTATTGAACTTTACAATCCAACTTCTAACACTATTAACTTTGGAGGTCAATATGTATTAGAACGTTATGGAAATATAGGAGATCCTACCCCTTCTGGTGGGTATACACTAACATTACCTGGCTCAATAGATCCATATTCAACCTATCTTGTAAGTAGTTCTACGTCAGGACCTGCTGGATGTCCATCATCATTTGATAGTAACATTGGTAATGGTATAAATGCTAATGATGAATTAAAACTAAAAAAAAGCGGAACTATTATTGATGTCGCATATACACCTACTTATATAGGATATACCGTAAAAAGAAATCCTAATGCTATAGCACCCTCAGTTACTCAAAGCTGGTCAGACTGGACTACTACCTCAAACACTTGTGCCGATTTAGGGTCACACACTGCAGATCCAAGTAGTGGTATTGTACCAAATATAACCCACCCTATTACACAATATGTTTGCGAAAATGCTACAGCAACATTTTCTGTTTCAGTATCAGGAACAGAAACATACAGTTACCAATGGAAAGTGCTTAATAGTATAGGGAACTGGGTAAATGTAACAAATAACACTAATTATTCAGGCGCAACAACCAATACTCTGGATATACAAAATATACCTTTCTCTTTTAATGGAAACCAGTACTACTGTGAAATCACTTCATCTAGTTGTGATTTGATAAGTAATGCCGCTCAACTTAATATAACCGAAGCTCCAGAGATTGATACAGCTATACCTACTGCTACAGGTTGTGCCACAGGAGATACAGGAACAATTACAATAACTGCAGTAACTTCAGAATTTGGACTATCATACAGTGTTGATGGAATAAACTATTCATTTACAAATGTGTTTACAAACCTTTCTGCTGGAAATTATACTGTTACAATCAAAAATTTATCAGGATGTGTATCAGAATCTGTAGTTGTAACCGTAGGAGCTGGAGGAGCTCCAGATGAAGCAATCATAACAATTACTCAACCCACTTGTACTACACCTACAGGAACAATTACCATAACCCCTCAAACAGGTAGTGGTATTGAGTATAGTATTGATAACGGTGCTACCTATCAAACATCTAATATATTTGCTGGTTACGCTGCAGGAAATTATACTGTGTTAGTACGTAATGATGCTGGATGTGTTTCTAATCCTGTATCGACAACTATTGATGCTACTCCTGATGCGCCTGCAGATGCTACTATTACCAGTATAACACAACCTACTTGTACTACACCTACAGGTACTATTACTATAGCAACACAAACAGGTAGTGGTATTGAGTATAGTATTGATAACGGTGCTACCTATCAAACATCTAATATATTTGCTGGATATGTTCCTGACACTTATACTGTGTTAGTACGTAATGATGCTGGATGTGTTTCTAATCCTTTATCGGTTACTATTGATGCTACTCCTGATGCGCCTGCAGATGCTACTATTACCAGTATAACACAACCTACTTGTACTACACCTACAGGTACTATTACTATAGCAACACAAACAGGTAGCGGTATTGAGTATAGTATTGATAACGGTGCTACCTATCAAACATCTAATATATTTGCTGGTTACGCTGCAGGAAATTATACAGTAGTAGTACGTAATGATGCTGGATGTGTTTCTAATCCTGTATCGGCAACTATCAATGCTACTCCTGATGCGCCTGCAGATGCTTCTATTACCAGTATAACACAACCTACTTGTACTACACCTACAGGTACTATTACTATAGCAACACAAACAGGTAGCGGTATTGAGTATAGTATTGATAACGGTGCTACCTATCAAACATCTAATATATTTGCTGGTTACGCTGCAGGAAATTATACAGTAGTAGTACGTAATGATGCTGGATGTGTTTCTAATCCTGTATCGGTTACTATTGATGCTACTCCTGATGCGCCTGCAGATGCTTCTATTACCAGTATAACACAACCTACTTGTACTACACCTACAGGTACTATTACTATAGCAACACAAACAGGTAGCGGTATTGAGTATAGTATTGATAACGGTGCTACCTATCAAACATCTAATATATTTGCTGGATATGTTCCTGACACTTATACTGTGTTAGTACGTAATGATGCTGAGTGTGTATCAAACCCTGTATCGGTTACTATTGATAATGTACCCACTATACCAACACCTCAATTTCAAATAACTCCGTTAGGATGTAACGAAACAACTGGAACTATAGAAATTACAGCACCACTTGGTCTTGACTACACCTATCGTATTGATAATGGTACTTATCAATCATCAACCACATTTGCTGGTTATAGCGCAGGTAATTATACCATCACTGCTAAAAATACTGATGGATGTACTTCTACTATTACAGCTACAATAAACCCTGCTCCTGCTATCCCTGCTGATGCTGATGTATCATTTACACAACCTAGCTGTACTACCCTTGGTAATATAACTATAAACTCGCCTATAGGTGCTGGTTTAAATTATAGTATTAATAACGGTGCTACATATCAGAGTAGTACTAACTATACAAGTTTACCTGCAGGAAATTATACTGTACTAGTTAAAAACGCAGCAGGTTGTATATCGGCTAATCCGCAAACAGTAACTATCAACCCTACTCCTACTGTACCTACAGCCGCAGGATATACTAGTACAAACCCCACATGTGCCACCCCTACAGGCTCTATAACTATTACATCGCCTATAGATACTAACTTAGAATATAGTATTGATAATGAAAATACATATAGTACTAACTTAGTATATAATAATCTTGCTCCAAATCTTTATCAAATAGTAGTACGAAATACAGTAACAGGGTGTACATCTACAACTATAAACGTAACTATAAATACTGCGCCAAATATACCAGATGATGCAGTTGTTATAACCAATCAGCCTGGATGTACCATTTCTACAGGGAGTATAACAATACAGTCACCTCTTGGAGCGGGCTATACATATAGTATAGATGGTGTGAACTATCAACCACTAACTACTTTTTATGGTATAACTCCTGGAAGTTATTTTGCTTATGTAAAAAATGCAGCAGGATGTGTTTCGGCCATACCTACACCATTCACTATTAATAGTGCTCCTGTAATTCCTAATACTGCCACAGTTGTTATTACAAACCCTGACTGTACAACTGCCACAGGAAGTATAGAGGTTACAGCTCCTTTAGGCGCAGACCTCACTTATACTATAGATGGTATAACTTATCAAACAAGCCCTATTTTCACTAATCTTACATCTGGTAATTATACAATCAGGATACAAAATAGTGCTGGATGTATATCACTGCCAGTAACAAAAACAATACAACCTCAACCAGCAACTCCTACTGTACCCGAACTTGTAGTTACACAGACTGATTGTTTTAACGATACAGGAAGAATAGTTGTTACTAGCCCATTAGGTGTATATACCTATAGTATAGATGGTGGAGTGACCTATCAGGCTACAACTACGTTTACAAACCTTGTGCCTGACGATTATGTTATAACTGTAAGAAATAATGCAGGTTGTACCGAAGTATCTGAATCAATAACTATAAATCCTCCTCCTGCTCCGGCACCCGACCCTGGAGTAATAACCGGTAACACTACAATTTGTGAAGGAGAAACTACTCAATTAGCAAATGATGTTTTAGACGGAACTTGGTCAACTAGTAATGATTTTATTGCTACAGTAGATGAAAATGGTCTTGTAACAAGTTTATCATCAGGTGTAGTAACCATAAGCTATACGGTAGGGACAGAATGCACAGATACTGCTACAACGATAGTTCGTATTAACCCTATACCTAACCCTAGACTTGAAGATGTGTATTATATATGTCAAAATCTCGAAACAGAAGAGTATAGCGGCGTAATGATAAATAGTGGACTATCTGTAGGAAATCACAGTTTTGTATGGAAAAAAGGAGAAACAGTATTGCCTTTTGTTTCAGCTTTTCTTATTGTCGACGAACCTGGTGAATATAGCGTAGAAGCTACTAATCTTACAACAGGGTGTGTGGGCATAAGTACTACTACTGTAAGTGTATCTTCCATAGCTGTTGCTACTGCCGAAGTAGCTACAGATTTTAGCTATAAACAAACCATAACTGTAAATGTAACAGGTGGCTCTGGCAATTATGAGTTTAGCCTAAATGATGGTCCTTATCAGGATGAAAATATATTTAGTAATATAACCGAAGGTGTATATACAATAACAATTAACGATAAAAACGGATGTGATCCGCTTGTACTAGAAGTATATGCTTTAAACTACCCTCGCTACTTTACGCCTAATGGCGATGGAGCGCATGAAACATGGAATATTAAGGGATTGAGTAACCAACAAGATGCTATTATTTATATATTTGACCGTTACGGAAAAGTAATATCTGTAATAAAGCCTGGGCAAGTTGGCTGGGATGGCACATACAATGGAGAAAGAGTTCCTGCTACTGATTATTGGTTTAAACTATTATATCAATCATCTAACGGGACAAATAAAGAATTTAAAGCACACTTTTCACTATTAAGATAATGACAAAAATGAAGATAGCAAAGACACTAGCCCTTTTACTACTACCCTTTTATTGTTTTTCACAAATACCCGAATATTATAATTCTATAAACTTTAGTTTAACGGGCGATGCTTTAAAAGATGAACTTGCAGTACTAATTACTGAAACACATACAAACGAATTAGTATATACTCCAGAGGTATGGAATGCTCTAAAACTAGGAGATCTTGATCCTGAAAATAGCGAAAATGTCTTGTTAGTATATGGTTACAATGATGAAGATGATGATCCTGATAACGATAGAACAAGAGATAAAGACCTTAGCTGTCATAATACAAGTTGTACAGGAAAATGGGTTAGAGAACACGTGTATCCACGCTCTCTAGGAAACCCTAATTTAGAATTTGAAGGCCCAGGATCAGATGCTCATCATTTACGTTCTGTAGATTATTATATGAATAATTCGCGAAGCAATAAACGTTTTGCTGATGGCTCAGGAAATGCTTCTGTAATAACAGGAGGTTATTTTTATCCTGGCGATGAATGGAAGGGTGATGTAGCACGAATGATGATGTATATGTATGTACGCTATCAATCTCGATGCCTACCTGTAGTAGTTGGATCTGGTAGTACAAGTTATAGTGAAGATATGCCTGACATTTTTTTAGAGTGGAATACTGAAGACCCTGTAAGTGAGTATGAAATGAATAGAAATAATGTATTAAATGATATGCAGGGTAATAGAAACCCTTTTATAGATAACCCCTACTTAGCTACTATTATATGGGGCGGGGCTGATGCCGAAGACACATGGCTATTAGATAATGAAGATTTTACAAGTACAGATTTAGTTGTTTACCCTACAGTTACTACAGGTACTATTTATATTGATAATATTAATGGTCTAAATTATACTTATACTATATACAATATGATGGGGCAAGAAATTAAAAGTACTATTATTGATAATAAAATTGAAATGAATAGTTACCAATCTGGGATTTATATTTTAAATATAAAAATAAAAAATAAAATAAAGTCTTTCAGAATTTTGTTAAAATAGTATAGAGAATATATAAAATTATATTTTCTAAGAAAACTCCATTAATCATAATGGAGTTTTCTTATTTTTAAGCAGTTAACATTATAGTAACGGTCTTTTGATATATAAGACATCATTAGTTAATATAGGAATTGAAACTTTGTAGTCGGTTGAAAATC comes from the Flavobacterium arcticum genome and includes:
- a CDS encoding sodium:solute symporter, with amino-acid sequence MQLIDWVILCATLLFIVVYGSLKTLGSKNVEEYILGGNNTPWWTVGLSVMATQASAITFLSTPGQAYHDGMGFVQFYFGLPLAMVVICITFIPIYHRLKVFTAYEFLEQRFDIKTRTLASLLFLIQRGLGTGLTIYAPAIIMSSLLGWNLNLMTFIIGVMVIIYTVSGGTKAVNMTQKQQMFIIMSGLFITFYIILSYLPEELSFDNILHIAGANDKMNIVDFSFDPEKRYTIWSGVAGGFFLALAYFGTDQSQVQRYLSGKSVRESQMGLIMNGLLKVPMQFFILLIGVMVFIFFQFHSAPLHFNPNNVESVNNSIYKNDYHALEGQLEELANEKKEISMLYVNQLNQDYDNKELHNRVVSLNSREKELRDQAKELIVKANNGAETNDKDYVFLYFILNFLPKGLVGLLLAVIFSAAMSSSASGLNALASTTAIDLYKRNVSKDKSDKHFVDATKVFTLLWGIIAILFAYVGSLVENLIQLVNIVGSIFYGTVLGIFLVAFYIKYIKAEAIFFGAVISQLAIFYIYYIDVVSFLWLNVIGAALTIITSAIIQFFINSTGSSVIEVE
- a CDS encoding T9SS type B sorting domain-containing protein gives rise to the protein MLLNDNALTSKKNAVLFFFALILSVSATAQVYQHNFGSTPITANPYTGTPNILDTDLSGSSWTHNSAGPWLDLDGSSGSTALSVTAPTTTTTAYTDFTLTFNVASGKQLDITSFNFWRRRTSGFVAPTWSMTINGIAVGNGSVPTTGLEIGETIVLNPVTGLEGTVTIIVRFNNSTNGTGGVTIDDFTLNGTVTNLAPPCSLDVTSFSPTTGPENTLVTLTGTGFTDATGVTFDGVTATFSSLSDTEIIALVPAGVTAGNIVVTAPGCTENVTGNFDLITPECQGEIYISEIYDNNGGSYGVIELYNPTSNTINFGGQYVLERYGNIGDPTPSGGYTLTLPGSIDPYSTYLVSSSTSGPAGCPSSFDSNIGNGINANDELKLKKSGTIIDVAYTPTYIGYTVKRNPNAIAPSVTQSWSDWTTTSNTCADLGSHTADPSSGIVPNITHPITQYVCENATATFSVSVSGTETYSYQWKVLNSIGNWVNVTNNTNYSGATTNTLDIQNIPFSFNGNQYYCEITSSSCDLISNAAQLNITEAPEIDTAIPTATGCATGDTGTITITAVTSEFGLSYSVDGINYSFTNVFTNLSAGNYTVTIKNLSGCVSESVVVTVGAGGAPDEAIITITQPTCTTPTGTITITPQTGSGIEYSIDNGATYQTSNIFAGYAAGNYTVLVRNDAGCVSNPVSTTIDATPDAPADATITSITQPTCTTPTGTITIATQTGSGIEYSIDNGATYQTSNIFAGYVPDTYTVLVRNDAGCVSNPLSVTIDATPDAPADATITSITQPTCTTPTGTITIATQTGSGIEYSIDNGATYQTSNIFAGYAAGNYTVVVRNDAGCVSNPVSATINATPDAPADASITSITQPTCTTPTGTITIATQTGSGIEYSIDNGATYQTSNIFAGYAAGNYTVVVRNDAGCVSNPVSVTIDATPDAPADASITSITQPTCTTPTGTITIATQTGSGIEYSIDNGATYQTSNIFAGYVPDTYTVLVRNDAECVSNPVSVTIDNVPTIPTPQFQITPLGCNETTGTIEITAPLGLDYTYRIDNGTYQSSTTFAGYSAGNYTITAKNTDGCTSTITATINPAPAIPADADVSFTQPSCTTLGNITINSPIGAGLNYSINNGATYQSSTNYTSLPAGNYTVLVKNAAGCISANPQTVTINPTPTVPTAAGYTSTNPTCATPTGSITITSPIDTNLEYSIDNENTYSTNLVYNNLAPNLYQIVVRNTVTGCTSTTINVTINTAPNIPDDAVVITNQPGCTISTGSITIQSPLGAGYTYSIDGVNYQPLTTFYGITPGSYFAYVKNAAGCVSAIPTPFTINSAPVIPNTATVVITNPDCTTATGSIEVTAPLGADLTYTIDGITYQTSPIFTNLTSGNYTIRIQNSAGCISLPVTKTIQPQPATPTVPELVVTQTDCFNDTGRIVVTSPLGVYTYSIDGGVTYQATTTFTNLVPDDYVITVRNNAGCTEVSESITINPPPAPAPDPGVITGNTTICEGETTQLANDVLDGTWSTSNDFIATVDENGLVTSLSSGVVTISYTVGTECTDTATTIVRINPIPNPRLEDVYYICQNLETEEYSGVMINSGLSVGNHSFVWKKGETVLPFVSAFLIVDEPGEYSVEATNLTTGCVGISTTTVSVSSIAVATAEVATDFSYKQTITVNVTGGSGNYEFSLNDGPYQDENIFSNITEGVYTITINDKNGCDPLVLEVYALNYPRYFTPNGDGAHETWNIKGLSNQQDAIIYIFDRYGKVISVIKPGQVGWDGTYNGERVPATDYWFKLLYQSSNGTNKEFKAHFSLLR
- a CDS encoding endonuclease encodes the protein MKIAKTLALLLLPFYCFSQIPEYYNSINFSLTGDALKDELAVLITETHTNELVYTPEVWNALKLGDLDPENSENVLLVYGYNDEDDDPDNDRTRDKDLSCHNTSCTGKWVREHVYPRSLGNPNLEFEGPGSDAHHLRSVDYYMNNSRSNKRFADGSGNASVITGGYFYPGDEWKGDVARMMMYMYVRYQSRCLPVVVGSGSTSYSEDMPDIFLEWNTEDPVSEYEMNRNNVLNDMQGNRNPFIDNPYLATIIWGGADAEDTWLLDNEDFTSTDLVVYPTVTTGTIYIDNINGLNYTYTIYNMMGQEIKSTIIDNKIEMNSYQSGIYILNIKIKNKIKSFRILLK